A region of the Chromatiaceae bacterium genome:
GTCCGGCAGGATTAGGGTGAAGCGGCTGCCACGCCCGGGTTCGCTAACCACCGTGATACGGCCGCCATGGTGCTCGACGAAGGCCTTGGTGATGGACAGCCCGAGCCCGGTGCCATGGACCCCGTCGGCCCGCCGGCTGAAGAAGGGCTGGAAGATGCGCCCCAGGTCCTGGCGGGGGATGCCGACCCCGGTATCGGTAAAGGTAATCTCGACCTGGACATCGCGCCGGGCGCAGGTCACGTCCAGGGTCCCGCCCTGGGGCATGGCGTGCAGGGCATTCTGGGCCAGGTTGAGGACGGCCATGCGCAGCTCGGTATCCGTGGCCATGACCCGCACCGGACCTGAGTCCGCGCCCAATCGGATGTCCACACACGCCGCTCTTGGGCCTCCCAGGCCAGCAGGCTCAGGGTGTCGTCCACCACTTCAATAACATCCACCAGTTCCTGGTGGTCTGGCGAGGTACGCTCAGGCGCAGCAGGCGCTGGGTGACCTGGATGCAAGTGTCCACCTCCTGGTCCACCAGCCCCAGGCAGGTCTGCACCTCGGCCAGGTCCGGAGGCTGCGCGCGGGCGGCGCCCACCGCCGCGTGAAGGGCCAGGCGCACCGAGCCCAGGGGGTTGTGGATCTCATGGGCCACCCCGGCCGCCAGACGCCCCAGCTCCGAGAGGCGTTGCTCGTGGGAGAAGCTCACCGCCTGGCCCAGGTCGCGGATCGACTCCACCACCAGGTGGTGGGTCTCGCCGTCGCGGGTCAGGGTCAGGGGGGCGGCGTAGGTCTCCACATCCAACCCGGTCCCATCGGCCCGAATCAGATAGTGAACCAGCCGCAGCGGGGCCCCGGTGCGGGTTGCCTCGTGCAGCGGGCAGGTCATCAGCGTCTCGGGACAGGGTTGGTCCCTGACCGTGGGTCTGGGCGTAGCAGGGGCGGGAGGCTTGGGCCGGGTCCATTGGGATCGCAGGGTTGGTCGAACCGATCTGACGGCGATAGGCGGCGTTGCACAGCACCACCCGGTAGTCTTGGTCGATCACCCGGATGCCATCCGGGAAGGCGTCCACCAGGGCCTGGAGGAAATGTTCCTTTTCCTGCAACTCGGCCATCTGGCGCCCCAAGGCCGAGGCCATGCGGTTCATAGTCTCGCCCAGGACGGTCAGTTCGTCGCCTCCGGTCAGATGGGTGCGGGTGCTCAGATCCCCTTCCGAGATGCGTACGCTGGCCTCGGCCAGCTGGGCGACGGGGAGCAGGACATAGCGGCGCATGAACCACCAGCCACCCCCCAGGTTGAGCAGGACGATGAGCGACCCGGCCCCCATGAGCAGCAGGGTGGTGTGGCGCGCCTGCTGGCCAAT
Encoded here:
- a CDS encoding ATP-binding protein → MDIRLGADSGPVRVMATDTELRMAVLNLAQNALHAMPQGGTLDVTCARRDVQVEITFTDTGVGIPRQDLGRIFQPFFSRRADGVHGTGLGLSITKAFVEHHGGRITVVSEPGRGSRFTLILPDADLELDGAAPRLPQPCPEA
- a CDS encoding HAMP domain-containing protein, translating into GAKPDVLAVTIANPQGEVRFANDPARLGQRLPPESDDQPATRLIVAQTGPTVLRSVNPVPNQPPCQECHGPMAEHPVNGVLYVDYDADSIGQQARHTTLLLMGAGSLIVLLNLGGGWWFMRRYVLLPVAQLAEASVRISEGDLSTRTHLTGGDELTVLGETMNRMASALGRQMAELQEKEHFLQALVDAFPDGIRVIDQDYRVVLCNAAYRRQIGSTNPAIPMDPAQASRPCYAQTHGQGPTLSRDADDLPAARGNPHRGPAAAGSLSDSGRWDRVGCGDLRRPPDPDPRRRDPPPGGGVDPRPGPGGELLPRATPLGAGASGGRGGP